A genomic region of Cydia amplana chromosome 5, ilCydAmpl1.1, whole genome shotgun sequence contains the following coding sequences:
- the LOC134648299 gene encoding uncharacterized protein LOC134648299 — MSPVACSLLSFVALLAVSKAVVSPVEENGPCSKFIMDVTSANGGSYNGIDEIKFQFEANKDEVLHSVRNYCKQLGSEVAKQIVEACNEDYHMKTKPKLAPLGPEVLSPVYATCEGVPDCGLIVIHVTQVCDQLTLAKR, encoded by the exons ATGTCGCCGGTTGCCTGCTCGCTGCTTTCGTTTGTGGCACTCCTTGCTGTTTCCAAAGCCGTCGTTTCTCCTGTAGAAGAAAACGGACCATGCTCTAAATTCATAATGG ACGTTACTTCGGCAAACGGGGGATCCTATAATGGTATTGACGAGATCAAGTTCCAGTTTGAAGCAAACAAGGATGAAGTACTGCACAGTGTTAGAAAC TACTGCAAACAACTAGGCTCAGAAGTGGCCAAGCAGATAGTGGAAGCGTGCAATGAAGACTATCATATGAAGACAAAACCAAAACTGGCGCCGCTGGGTCCGGAGGTTCTGTCACCGGTGTATGCGACATGTGAGGGTGTTCCGGATTGCGGGCTCATAGTCATCCACGTCACGCAAGTGTGCGATCAGTTAACGCTTGCTAAACGATGA